A stretch of DNA from Natrinema halophilum:
AAGGTCAGAAAGTACGGCTGGAGCGTTCTTTGTCTGTGAGAGTCGGATAGAATGCGTGGAGATCGATATCCTGGTACAGTCGTTCATCCAAGTCATCGACCACTGTGATACATCTCTCCGACATTTTTAGCAGGTCTTCCCAACCAGAGATGTATAGTATTTGCAGAGGAGAGTGGAGGAAGTCGTGGCGGTGAGACCTTACCCGCTTCACTTTATCATGGCTCAACAGCCCGGTCTCATCCATCAACCGGGCCATGTCGGTGATAGAGGATCTCCGACTATTCAACCACTGCATGATCTGTGTACCGTACGGCTCTTCACTGTCCTCGTCAAGAGCACGATTTCGGTTCTCTTCCATCCACTCCAGAATTTGGTACCCTTCTTCCGTCTCATTTCGGAAGTGGTGGAAGCACAGGATCGGAACTCCTGCCTCGAAATAACTCACTGTCAAGCTATGGAGTTCGTACGTCTTCAACCCGACACCGCCGAAACTGAACTCCATGGGAAGATCATCATCCTCTGCCTCTTCCCATTCCTGCTGTAGTTCATCATGCAGCCGGTGAACTTCATTGTGGAATCCGTCCAGGAATGCCAACGACAGTGCATTCTTGACATCATCCGGCATATCGCTTGTATGCCAGTCACTGGACTTCCCGTCCTCATCACCGACTATCTCAGAAAATTCCATAGATGCACAGACAGAACCGGCCTTGAAAAATCCTCCTCAGCAAACGGGTCCAATGTCCTTCTCAATCCGGTGACGATATACTATACCAGAATAGACAATTCTCAGTTAGCCTATTCTGTATTAGGCTATTCGAGAGTTTTATCTGGTTGGGCCGCAGTCAAAGGATATGGAGCGATTCGTGGATCGGGAGGATGAACTCAGTCGGCTTCGAGACTGCTATGAGTCGGACGACGCTGATATGGTCGTGATTTTCGGGCGTCGTCGTCTCGGGAAAACCGAACTCGTCCGAGAGTCACTAACAAACCGCGATGACGCCATTCTGTACCAAGCGACTGAGACGACTCGGCAGATCCAGCTGGACGCGTTTGTGGACGTAGCGGCCGAGTCGTTTCCGGGGATCGACCGGATCGAGAACGAGTGGGAATCGCTGCTTGGGTACCTCGCTGACCAGGATGCAGTCATCGTGCTGGACGAGTTCCCGTACCTGATTGACGCCGACGAAAGCCTCCCATCTGTTATCCAGCGACTCTGGGATCAGGAGTTGCGTGACACGGGCGTGACGCTCGTGCTCGTGGGATCTTCGATCAGTATGATGGAGGAGGCGACACTCCTCGGGAACAGTCCGTTGTATGGTCGATTCACTGAGAAAATCGATCTCCACCAGCTCGACTTTGCTGCCGTGCGGACGTTCTTTCCCGAGAGCTATACCCCCGAACAGTTGCTGTTCGCGTGGGGCGTGTTTGGCGGGACACCGTATTATTTGGACGGCATCGATCTGGATGGTGACCTCGGGACAGTCATCCAGCAGTCGCTGCTGTCACGGCAGGGATTCCTGCACGACGAACCGGAATACGTGCTCCGTACTGAGCTGACGGAGCCGAATCGATACTTTGCCATCCTGAAAGCGATTGCCGCTGGGAACACGACCTCGAACGAGATCGCACAAACAGTCGGGATTGATGGCAAACAGATTTCGACGTACACGCAGAAACTGGAGCGGCTGCGATTGGTCGAACGTGAGGTTCCGGTGACAGAGGACAAGACGAAGTCACGCCGAGGGCGGTACCGGATTCTCGATCCGTTGTTCAGGTTTTGGTTCCGGTTCGTCTACGGGAACGAAGACCGCTACGAGCGATTGGGTGCCGACGCCTACGAGACGGTTATCGAACCGGAGCTGGCGGATTTCGTGAGCCAGGAGTTTGAAAATCGTTGTCAGGACATCCTCCCGGATATCTACCCCGAGCTGATGTTCACCGATATCGGCCGCTGGTGGTACAACGAGTACGAAGTGGATGTGGTTGGATTCGATGCAGACGGGACGATGGTAACGGGTGAGTGCAAGTTCACGTCCGCGCCACTTGATTACGGTGCGCTTGCCTCGCTTGAAGACCACACAGATGAGATTCGATGGTCGCCTGATGATGGTGAGGTAGAGCACCAGTATGCGCTGTTCGCGCGAAACGGGTTCACGCAATCTGTTCGTGATGAAGCGTCGGACCGTGACGACCTGCAGTTGTTCGACCTCGAACGGATCGTTGACCCAAGTGAGTCAAAGTAGAACTATTGGGGGCACGATACGAGTTGCTTAGAGAACAGCGTGTTCCGCCGGTAATGGTTAGTTGCCGGGATAGACAATGGAAGGGTCACAGGCGGGGTCAGCATCCTTTGGGAGGGTTGAGTAGGAGCCGGCAGACTCCCGTGCTGTCAGGGCAATGATGGCGGCGTCAAGGACGTCGTCGACGCGGCCAGACTGGATTCGGTGGTGCCATTGGCTGTTTGCTTGCCGTTTGTCAGCGAGTTCTATTACTGGTTGGAAGGATTCGCCCCCATTCTTGATGAGACACTTTTTCCGTACTTCGAAGCCTGCGTCGCTTTTCTTCGACGGGAGATTGTCGCCGTGGTACGCTTTGAAGCACACCTCTGGATGGCTCTCGTAGAGTGTCTTATGTGCAGTATCGAATTCATCTAGTAAGGTGTTCACTTCCTGGATACGCGGGACGAGGCCCCAGCTGTGGCTTCCCAGCCCACGGGTATTCTTTGCTACAGCCACGTCATAGTCTCCTGCGGTTACTGCGTCACTGTTCGGTGTCCAGAAGACGGTACTGCCACGCGAACCGAGGAAGTCCTTGGCTTCTTGATCACACTCTCGATCCCCCTCACTTTCTAAGTGAACCGGGATATCCACTAGGATCTCGTTTGCTCGCTCCCTGTATTCGTGCCAGACGTTGAGCAGTGAAGGTTCTGTACTGACGTTGGTGGTCTCTGTGGTCGCTTCGACAACGACCCATGATCCGCTTGCCCAATCCACGCCGACGTGTGAACCCATAGAGAAGAGAATTGAGGAATACACTTAGTTTCCAACAAAGAGGGGCCAAGGATGAGAAACGGTCAGTTAAGAACGAGGCAGTCTTGTCTGTCATCTGTTGAATAAGGTCGAACGGTGTGGTGCAGGAACCGAATACGTGATATTGAATACCCAGCAGACTGGTGACCTATTCTTCAGAGTTGTCTGTTGTGATCTCGTCTTGGAAGTTCGAGACAGCATCGGCGTGTTGTTCGGTGGCCTGTCGTTTGCGTTCCGTTGTCTCAGCGATATTGTTGTGTTGGGCGATATCAGCGAGGTCTTCAGCTTCAGGGTTGAGTTGGTATAGCTTGATTTTCCCGCCATCATCTGGGTATTGGAAATACTCTTTCCAGAGTCCAGTTTTGGCACCTTCGGTGAGCCGACTTGCAACCGTGCCGTGACTCACCACGAGTGCATCATCGATTTCGCTGAATCGCTTGGGACCATCAGCGAGCTGAGCGACGATTTCTACTGCGCCTTTCTTCTGGAAGAAGTCTCTGACCTTCTGATGATCAATCTCGGTTTCCGGTTCATCATCCGGTTTTGTATCTTCAGTAGCGTCTACGGACTTACTGTTCTGATCAGGGTATTCAGAGCCCGAGTTGCTGGTTTTTTCTAAATTCCCGACAGTCTCTGTTTCGTTATCAGAGGTGTTTGAGGTGTCGTTCGGCATGTTGTTATCCTCCTCTTCGGGCTCCAAGGTTTTAACTTACAGTGAATCAAACCACTACTTACTCAAAATTAGAACTACTATGTATTTGATCCACAACCGGCCGAACAGAGGTGAACAGGGCTCACATGAGTTCTGAAGCTTCTGACTCATACCAGTCGGCCATCGACACGGCAGAGGACCTACGAGATGATTTGGAGGCAATCGCAGCGAGCAATCTCCCGTTCGCCTACGACGCCGAACGCATCTTAGAAGAATTAGATCGAGCACGAGGTGACGACTCAAAATGAGGGGACGTATCGACCAGAAAACACTCGAAGAACAGTTACCGGCGATCCTCCGCGAGCAATTTCAACTGGATGGACTACCGCGCGACCACGCCCCATCCTGGGAATACATCACCGCGAATACTCGGTACTCTGCGGAAGGACTGAACAACAGGTCCAAAGAATTGTACGGACAAACCCTCCTCGAATTTCTCAGAGAACAAGGGTTTGGTGTCCGTAACACCGGGAGATGGCCTACCGACGATGAAGAGACCATTCAGTCTCTGGAATACTATGTCAATAGTGCTCAGGATCGACGAGGATGGAAAGAGAACACCATTGATTCCGTTCGATCAGTGATCAACAAAGTGTACGAGGCGATCCGAGAGGAAGGTCTCGACATTGAGTTACTGGACCTCGGTGTCTACAGTTCTAACGACGAGCGTGTGGAGAACATCCAGTACACGATCACGGTAATCGAATACATGGACCGTGATCTAGCAGACAGTACGATGGGGAACTATCCCCGGTATTTTGAGGAATACTACAATATTGTGAAGAATAAGTATCAAGTCAGCTTTAACCCAGTCACAGAAGCGTTGGACGAGTTTGAATGGTATCGGAGCGAGAGCGACCCACAGCCGGTAACTGAACCGCAATTGAACGATCTGTGGAATGCGTTGACTGTGCTTGAGGAGTGTCCGATAGGAGATTATGAGTTGGAACGATGGCGACTCTGGATGAAGGTCCTCCTCGTCTTTTTGATTGCCGTCGGTCCTCGTTCAAGCGAGGTTGAGCAAATCGATGTACGATCCCAGCTTCATTTCGGTGACGATCCGTACGTCCACTTTGACGAGCGAAAGAACCAGAGACGGAATGAAGGGCCTAGCAAAGTCCCGATCATGATGGACACAACATTGCTTGAACTCTATGTAGACTACATCAACTCGGTTGACGGGAATGGGAAATTACTCCCCAGCTCCCAATCTGCATCTGGGTCCCGTCGAGCCTCCACGCTGAATGATTGGCTGGAGGAACTGTGCAAGATTGCTGATGTTCGATTAGACGATGGATCGTTCCCGACCATCCAGAACTTCCGGCAATTCTGGAAGACACTGTATAAGAGAGCGCTGCACGAAAATCGAGAAGAAATCAAATTCGTGTCGGAAGAGGGTGGGACGAAAACACCTAGCGTTGACGAAAAGAACTATCTCGATAACGTCGAGAACCGAGAGCACGTTCGAGAACTGGGGCGACAATATTTCAATGGCATTCTCGATCTCGGCAAAACACCTGCTGTGCTCCAAGCTGAATTAGATCAAGAGTCACACCTCGGCGGACAGTCCAGGATTCAGGATTACGACACTCACGCGTAGTTTCTTTGGCGGAGTCAATAGCGTGCTCTCTCACGCCGATCACTGATATCTACAGGCACCGGTTCGACTGTCGAACGAATCGACCTCTAAGGCGTGAGGTGTCCGAATTCGGGTGCTTCAGACCCCGGATAGTCAAGTTTTCATCACGTGGTTGGGCGTCCGCTGGGACGTCGGTGGCGTGCGTCTGCAGCGTGGTAGGGGGTTGTCCCGTCGTATCGTAGTGATAGGGTTACTGGGCTGCCCGCGCTTGACGGCTCTGCTCAACTGTGAGCCGAACTTACCGACTGAGATCTTCTCGCAGTTCCTCTTCTAAGTTAGTGAGTTCTGCATCGAGTTCAGCATCATCCACCTGTTCTGGTGGCTTGTCTTCTTCACCCTCGGCGTGATCATCGATTGGATGGCTGAACATCCGATTTAACTGATCGAGACTAGTGAAGAAGCGCCGGAACTCTTCGTCGTCCATAATTGAAGGTGTATGCTCTATTGACAAAAGCGTCGATGCCGATTACGGGCCGTAGCCTTCGCCATGTATCACTTCCAGATGTCTGTTTTATTATTATTTGAGTTGGGTGGCTTGTGACCCCTCCGAAATCATAGCAGGAACTTCTGTCCAGCGGATTTGGTTGAGTCTGCTAACCGGATAAGATCCGGGAGACACCATCCCGTCTCTGTACAGCGAATCTGAGTGAACTGAATTGGTTCGGTTGTGAGAGACTACAAATCGAAAACGAACGGGACACCAGTTATGACTGAAAAGTGATGTGTGAGAGCAAGACCGAATCTAACTCTATCTTGGGGCTTTACCGGAAGTGTATGTTCTATATTTCAAGCCCCAATGAGCGGAGTTCCTCGATCTCGCTTTGGATGCTCTTGACTCGCTCTTTCATGTCGCCACCAGCTTCCAACGCTGAGTCGAAGAGTCGTTCTTCCCGTTCTTCGAGCCGCTCGACACCCTTCGGACTCAGAGCCTGCCCACACCACATACATTGGGCCTCTCCCCTGGGCGTATCGCGTTGTCAGCGCGGACACTCCACCGGCCCGATGTCCTCAATCTCATCCTCAGAAACGTCTGCTCCGTGGGTTCGGGCAACTTCTCGTGCAGTATCCTCTCGGAACACGTTGATGTATCGGCGGGCCTCGTCGCTATTTTCGACCCACCCATGGTGCTTTTCTATATGATTCTGTGACACGTTCTTTCGTGCGAGGTAACTTGCGGAAGATTTCCGCATCCGCGTGAATTCTATCTTCGACGGCTTTCTGAGATCGCCATTATCGACTGCTCGTTTGACGGGTGCTCGGAGCATTTTCAACTTCATGTTGTAGCTCACGTCCCGCCCGGTGTCTAAGTCCGACCAAAGCGGTGCATCGGGCTCGTTACCCCGAGGGTGAACCTCTAACCAGCGTTTGAGGTATGGGACTGATGTGATTAGTACAATCGAGCGGCGACCCCGCTTTCCATCGACGGTGATTTCCATCCCGTACTTGTGATCACTAACGTCACCGACAGTTAGTTCACGGAACTCCTCGGATCGCGTACCAGCATCCCAGCTGACGGCGACTGCTGCCTTGTTGCGTGCGTGTTTGGCGTTATCTAGGACAGGAACGATGTGCTCGTCCCACCACCACATCTTCGTCGGGTCTGGTTTTGGGTTGTAGTCTCTGGGGAGGTCGGCCGAGATCCACTCGATACTTGATGGTTTCTCGTCCTCATAATCACCTTCTGTTATGTGCCCACCAAACACTCGAAGCGCGACCCGATGGTCACGTTTCGATTCTTCGCTATCATAGTTTGCGTTGATCCAACTGACGTATTTCTTTGCGGCCTCTTTCTCTTTCTTTGACTCTCCGATGATTTCTACTAAATCTGGCTCAGGTATTTCATCTGGCGAATATTTGGACGAATCCCCAGCCATCATCGTACAGTGTTGGAGGAGCTTTGTCCATCGGCCCTCAGAGTAATTGTGGACCCCGAGTTCTGAGGAGAACTTGAGAAGGGCGTCTTTCTCCTCTGGTGACAGAGTCTCCGATTTCTCAATCCGCGTGTGGAGTGTTTCGATCTTGTCTGGCAGCTTTGGCATACTCTAATTTAGAATGGGTAGGCATTTGAACTCTTGGTATATGTCCGGGAGGCGGCATACTTTTGCGACGAACTACGGCGAGCAGTTCATCTGCTCGCCTCTTCGAGAGTCGCAAATATGGAACTCGACTGGATTTGAACCAGACGAGTCACAGCCCGGGAGCGCAGCGAAGCGAGTACCCCGGACTGTCTCGGCGAGGTTCGCAATCCGGGAGGCGCCCCTTCTTCTGTGACAGCTTTCCCGGATCGCGTTCACCGAGATCGTTCAGCCAACCGTTTATCGGCCGTGGCTCTGCCGCGGTTCGATTCGCGATGGCTGTAAACCGGTCGGGTTCGCTCGACGGCGGGCGATCGTTACCCTCTCCCGAGTCGGGTGATCGCGAGACGAGTCACCCGATCAGCGATGGCCCAAACCGTATCACCCACAACGTGGCCATGCCGACGACGATCGTATAAAAAACGTTCTCGGTGCGCCACGCAACCGTCGTGGCGATCGACCCTGCGACGAGGCGTGCGTCGAGCACCGTTTCTCCCAGCGTCGGCTGGACCGTCACGACCGCAGGGACGACGAGGGCAGCGAGGACGGCCGCAGGGACGTATCGCAGTGTTTGTTCAACGCGCGGCGGCACCGAGTCGATTCGCCCGAACAAATAAACGAATGAGAGCCGGATCACGTACGTACAGATACCAATACCCGCTATCGCGGCCCAGATACGTATGTGAGACCACTCGGTCATGCTGTCCTCCACGCGTCGACGACGACTCCGGAAAGGATTCCGATCACGGCAGCGATGGGCAAATCGAGATTGAACGGAACGCCGAGTGTCGCAATACTGAGGGCAGTGACCCCGGCAACCACGCCCGCCGCTGTTGTTCCTGCGTCTTTCATTGCCGGCACCAGTACCGCGATGAACACCAGTGGCAGCGCGAAGTTTAACTCGAGTGCATCTGGGACACTTGCTCCAAGAACGGCTCCGACGAACGTTCCGATTTGCCAGACGATCCACAGCGTCGCAGCTATCCCAACGTAGTACCAGAGTCGATGCCGTTCGTCGTTCGTTTCGTATTCGGCCACGGACATCGCGTATGCCTGATCGGTCAGCAAGTAGGCGGCCAGCCCGCGAATACGAAGGGAGAACGGTTGAAGATACGGTGCGATCGACGCCGAATACATCACCATCCGGATATTGATCACGACCGCTGTCCCAACGACGATAATAAACGACGCGTTCGAACCGATGAGGTCGATGGCGGCTAACTGTGAGGCTCCCGCAAAGACGATTGCGGACATCCCGACCGTTTCAGCGATCGTCAAACCCTCACTGATGGCAGTGATTCCGGTAATAAGTGCAAAGGGAACGATTCCGATGACGAGCGGCATGGCTGCACGGATACCGGCAAATAAATCGGGATGAAGCCGTTCACGAAGTATCATACATAGCGCTCTCTGACGCGAGTGTGAAACCGTACCGGTTTATCGATACCGCCGAGGTTTTTGGCGTTCTGGCGGTGGCACTTCCTTCGACTCGAGAGCGGTTTCACCTTACTGGGAACGGTCGGAACGATGCCCCGCTAGCGAGCGAGAACCGGTGAGAGCGCCTGCGTGGCGTCGATCGTATTTGAACGACACGAGAAGAGCGGCGAGCGTTCCCTGCCGCGAGTTGCAACTCGGGGTGTCGGCGCGACCTGTGTCGCTGTCGGTTCCGACCGGAGAGCGTATTCCCGTTCCCGAATCCCTCGACGGGCTCGTACCTGCGGATGGAGTGTACGGGGTTGAGCCGGTAGTGAAAGCCGTCGAGCGTACTTTGCGATACTTCGTTCTTCCGCGCATCGAGGTACATCTCCTTCACCTCAACAGGCGAGATGGGTTCGAGTTCGTTCTTCGTCATCGGATTCTCCGAAGTACCCCCATGAGCGAGGAGTGGAGCTGTCCCCGGTCCCGCGAGCGGAGCGAGCGGGGCTACGGAAGGCGAGCGCAGCGAAGCCTTCCGGACGTTCAAATCCGGGAGGCGGCATCCTGTTACCGGTTGATCAATAACCGAAAGCATCCGCGCCATCCTGCGACGCCAACTTTTCTCGTGCGAGTTCAACCGGTCACTGGGTGCACCCCGTCACGTCTGGCGTTGTGCAATAATCGAAACGCGCTGGGGGAACCTAGTTCTTACGGTGAATTGAAGTCGTTAAGAACCTTTGACCCGTGCTGATTCCCTAATTCATCTATTTGAGGAACGCGCAGGTTCGGTAAAGCCAAACAGAAAGATGCAAAAATCCCATCAAAAAGCTATTCTCCCTTGCCGGAAGTAGAATAATGAATAGATATATGCCATCTGATGATCCTGGTCGAGATCTTGCTGGAGGTATTGGTGGGGCTATTGCATTTCTTATAATTCTAGGTATGAAAGCTGCTATACTGCTATTTTCTCTCCCTTACCTATACGGGTTGCTAATTTCACTATGGCCGATACTAATTGTAATAAATATGTTTTGTATCGGTTTAGGTTGTCTCATATATGGTCTTTTAGGACTTGTTCAATTTATTACAGGAGGGAGTGATCTGTTAGTTGAATTATTCCCTCAACTCACAACGGAGGTGCGTATTGGTGTGTATCTGAGTCTACTATTGATTATTGGGCCTACCCTATTGCTGGCTGGAAGACGGATGTATAGACCTGCTAAATGCCTGACTGCTCGTTCACTAAGCCGATTACGCGAATTATATGCAGAACACGGGCCTAATGGATTGGTTTGGGTCGTGCCAGAGATAAGACGACTGTACAAAAAGGTGAGGTGATTAATTCC
This window harbors:
- a CDS encoding ATP-binding protein, translated to MERFVDREDELSRLRDCYESDDADMVVIFGRRRLGKTELVRESLTNRDDAILYQATETTRQIQLDAFVDVAAESFPGIDRIENEWESLLGYLADQDAVIVLDEFPYLIDADESLPSVIQRLWDQELRDTGVTLVLVGSSISMMEEATLLGNSPLYGRFTEKIDLHQLDFAAVRTFFPESYTPEQLLFAWGVFGGTPYYLDGIDLDGDLGTVIQQSLLSRQGFLHDEPEYVLRTELTEPNRYFAILKAIAAGNTTSNEIAQTVGIDGKQISTYTQKLERLRLVEREVPVTEDKTKSRRGRYRILDPLFRFWFRFVYGNEDRYERLGADAYETVIEPELADFVSQEFENRCQDILPDIYPELMFTDIGRWWYNEYEVDVVGFDADGTMVTGECKFTSAPLDYGALASLEDHTDEIRWSPDDGEVEHQYALFARNGFTQSVRDEASDRDDLQLFDLERIVDPSESK
- a CDS encoding AzlD domain-containing protein codes for the protein MTEWSHIRIWAAIAGIGICTYVIRLSFVYLFGRIDSVPPRVEQTLRYVPAAVLAALVVPAVVTVQPTLGETVLDARLVAGSIATTVAWRTENVFYTIVVGMATLWVIRFGPSLIG
- a CDS encoding tyrosine-type recombinase/integrase produces the protein MPKLPDKIETLHTRIEKSETLSPEEKDALLKFSSELGVHNYSEGRWTKLLQHCTMMAGDSSKYSPDEIPEPDLVEIIGESKKEKEAAKKYVSWINANYDSEESKRDHRVALRVFGGHITEGDYEDEKPSSIEWISADLPRDYNPKPDPTKMWWWDEHIVPVLDNAKHARNKAAVAVSWDAGTRSEEFRELTVGDVSDHKYGMEITVDGKRGRRSIVLITSVPYLKRWLEVHPRGNEPDAPLWSDLDTGRDVSYNMKLKMLRAPVKRAVDNGDLRKPSKIEFTRMRKSSASYLARKNVSQNHIEKHHGWVENSDEARRYINVFREDTAREVARTHGADVSEDEIEDIGPVECPR
- a CDS encoding AzlC family ABC transporter permease — translated: MILRERLHPDLFAGIRAAMPLVIGIVPFALITGITAISEGLTIAETVGMSAIVFAGASQLAAIDLIGSNASFIIVVGTAVVINIRMVMYSASIAPYLQPFSLRIRGLAAYLLTDQAYAMSVAEYETNDERHRLWYYVGIAATLWIVWQIGTFVGAVLGASVPDALELNFALPLVFIAVLVPAMKDAGTTAAGVVAGVTALSIATLGVPFNLDLPIAAVIGILSGVVVDAWRTA
- a CDS encoding winged helix-turn-helix transcriptional regulator, with product MPNDTSNTSDNETETVGNLEKTSNSGSEYPDQNSKSVDATEDTKPDDEPETEIDHQKVRDFFQKKGAVEIVAQLADGPKRFSEIDDALVVSHGTVASRLTEGAKTGLWKEYFQYPDDGGKIKLYQLNPEAEDLADIAQHNNIAETTERKRQATEQHADAVSNFQDEITTDNSEE
- a CDS encoding DUF429 domain-containing protein, producing MGSHVGVDWASGSWVVVEATTETTNVSTEPSLLNVWHEYRERANEILVDIPVHLESEGDRECDQEAKDFLGSRGSTVFWTPNSDAVTAGDYDVAVAKNTRGLGSHSWGLVPRIQEVNTLLDEFDTAHKTLYESHPEVCFKAYHGDNLPSKKSDAGFEVRKKCLIKNGGESFQPVIELADKRQANSQWHHRIQSGRVDDVLDAAIIALTARESAGSYSTLPKDADPACDPSIVYPGN